A stretch of Bacillus pseudomycoides DNA encodes these proteins:
- a CDS encoding cupin domain-containing protein, with protein sequence MTSYIDYTSPSVRFTHDLSTSNFFKKDEQNYINVLGIKQLNTLDNTSLLDISLSTGNVVEPHVHQNAAELVYCISGAAVVSLLNPFTNQILNLPIKPGQVANVPQGWWHYEIASVDNTHLLAIFNAPTPEVIFGSDILRLTPSNVMSHTYCLDEQEWKKAISPIQSTTVIGPPANCTQNRNTMYNTPHQNPAYLEQPPSYYQQQFPFYPYWGY encoded by the coding sequence ATGACTTCTTATATAGATTACACCTCTCCCTCTGTCCGTTTCACTCATGATCTAAGTACGAGTAATTTTTTTAAAAAGGATGAGCAAAATTATATAAACGTACTGGGAATTAAACAATTAAATACATTAGACAATACATCGTTATTAGATATTTCTTTAAGCACTGGTAATGTCGTTGAACCTCATGTACATCAAAATGCTGCTGAACTTGTTTACTGTATTTCGGGAGCAGCTGTCGTTTCCTTACTAAACCCATTTACAAATCAAATTCTTAATCTTCCTATTAAACCGGGTCAAGTAGCCAACGTACCACAAGGTTGGTGGCATTATGAAATCGCCTCTGTAGACAATACACATTTATTAGCAATTTTTAACGCTCCTACACCTGAAGTTATATTTGGTTCGGATATTTTAAGACTGACACCATCAAATGTAATGTCTCATACTTATTGTCTCGATGAACAAGAGTGGAAGAAAGCAATATCCCCTATTCAATCAACTACCGTAATTGGACCTCCGGCAAACTGCACTCAAAATCGAAATACAATGTACAATACACCTCATCAAAACCCAGCCTATCTCGAGCAGCCGCCTTCTTACTACCAACAACAGTTTCCATTTTATCCAT